In Saccharothrix syringae, the following are encoded in one genomic region:
- the ftsX gene encoding permease-like cell division protein FtsX, with product MRTSFVFSEVVTGLRRNVTMTIAMVLTTAISLFLFGVGLLVVNMVGKMQDDYLGQLEVAVMLTNDISTNDKDCTQEPCKGLRTELETTSGVDTVVYENREKGYERFRKIFEAQPELVKLARPEAIPAMFRVKLDDPERSDVIVQAFTGKAGVKNVDDQSKDLDRLFGFLNGVRDAALALALLQAAAALLLISNTIQVSAFTRRTEVGIMRLVGATRWYTQLPFLIEAVVAGVIGAFAAIGLLVVTKVFLLNRVLGELFSSNIIPEVSMVEILVLSPVLLGVAVLISALTGYVTLRLYVRL from the coding sequence ATGCGTACCAGCTTCGTGTTCAGCGAGGTCGTCACCGGCCTCCGCCGGAACGTCACGATGACCATCGCCATGGTGCTGACGACCGCGATCTCGCTCTTCCTGTTCGGCGTCGGCCTGCTGGTCGTCAACATGGTCGGCAAGATGCAGGACGACTACCTCGGCCAGCTGGAAGTCGCGGTCATGCTGACCAACGACATCAGCACCAACGACAAGGACTGCACGCAGGAGCCGTGCAAGGGCCTGCGCACCGAGCTGGAGACAACCTCGGGGGTCGACACCGTCGTCTACGAGAACCGCGAGAAGGGCTACGAGCGGTTCCGCAAGATCTTCGAGGCGCAGCCCGAGCTGGTCAAGCTCGCCCGGCCGGAGGCCATCCCGGCCATGTTCCGGGTCAAGCTCGACGACCCCGAGCGGTCCGACGTGATCGTCCAGGCGTTCACCGGCAAGGCCGGCGTGAAGAACGTCGACGACCAGAGCAAGGACCTCGACCGGCTGTTCGGCTTCCTCAACGGCGTGCGCGACGCGGCGCTGGCGCTGGCGCTGCTCCAGGCGGCGGCGGCCCTGCTGCTGATCTCGAACACCATCCAGGTCTCGGCGTTCACCAGGCGCACCGAGGTCGGCATCATGCGGCTGGTGGGCGCGACCCGCTGGTACACGCAGCTGCCGTTCCTCATCGAGGCGGTGGTCGCGGGCGTGATCGGCGCCTTCGCCGCGATCGGCCTGCTCGTGGTGACCAAGGTCTTCCTGCTCAACCGGGTGCTGGGCGAGCTGTTCTCGTCCAACATCATCCCGGAGGTGAGCATGGTCGAGATCCTGGTCCTCTCACCCGTCCTGCTGGGCGTGGCGGTCCTGATCTCCGCCCTCACCGGCTACGTCACGCTGCGTCTCTACGTGCGGCTATAA
- a CDS encoding GMC oxidoreductase — MRNLSRRSFFGVTALTTAALTAGRAAAADDGHVPAIVVGSGYGAAVSALRLGEAGVRTLVLEMGQAWTTPGPDGRVHCDMLNPDRRSMWFKDRTEAPVNGVLFLDLANRPIPRYAGVLDRVNFPDMGVYVGRGVGGGSLVNGGMAVVPDRAYFEQVLPNVDAAEMYERYFPLAQRMLRVNSIPAPYFEGSDYYQYARLSRTLAGRAGYGTRFLPNVYSFDYMAREERGEVPKSALGTEVLYGNNHGKFSLDKGYLAQAVATGNVTIAPLHRVTRVQATASGYALTVRQITAEGAPVAEKHLTCDHLFLGAGSLGSTELLLRARETGDLPDLSDEVGEGWGPNGNVMAARNNHLLEPTGFKQSAIPVLAIEDPARDVIAEIAPVPAGIETYVSLYLAITKNPNRGRFTYDAATDRAVLHWTAAQAEPAVAAARGLFDDINDANNTTYRYDVFANRQPFAADFCYHPLGGAVLGRATDDHGRVRGYRRLYVTDGALVPGSLGVNPFVTITALAERNIARVLAEDLA, encoded by the coding sequence ATGAGGAATCTTTCCCGTCGTAGTTTCTTCGGTGTCACCGCACTGACCACCGCCGCCCTGACGGCGGGCCGGGCAGCCGCCGCCGACGACGGCCACGTCCCCGCGATCGTCGTCGGCAGCGGCTACGGCGCGGCCGTCTCGGCGCTGCGGCTCGGCGAGGCGGGCGTCCGCACCCTCGTGCTGGAGATGGGCCAGGCGTGGACGACGCCCGGCCCGGACGGCCGGGTGCACTGCGACATGCTCAACCCGGACCGGCGCTCGATGTGGTTCAAGGACCGCACCGAGGCACCGGTCAACGGGGTCCTGTTCCTCGACCTCGCCAACCGGCCGATCCCGCGCTACGCGGGCGTGCTGGACCGGGTGAACTTCCCCGACATGGGCGTCTACGTCGGCCGGGGCGTCGGCGGCGGCTCCCTGGTCAACGGCGGCATGGCCGTGGTGCCCGACCGGGCGTACTTCGAGCAGGTCCTCCCGAACGTCGACGCCGCCGAGATGTACGAGCGGTACTTCCCGCTGGCCCAGCGGATGCTGCGGGTGAACTCGATCCCCGCCCCGTACTTCGAGGGCAGCGACTACTACCAGTACGCCCGGCTGTCGCGCACGCTGGCCGGGCGCGCGGGGTACGGCACGAGGTTCCTGCCCAACGTGTACTCGTTCGACTACATGGCCCGGGAGGAGCGCGGCGAGGTCCCGAAGTCGGCGCTGGGCACCGAGGTCCTCTACGGCAACAACCACGGCAAGTTCTCCCTGGACAAGGGCTACCTGGCGCAGGCGGTGGCCACCGGCAACGTCACCATCGCGCCGCTGCACCGCGTGACCCGCGTCCAGGCCACCGCGAGCGGGTACGCGCTGACCGTCCGGCAGATCACCGCCGAGGGCGCGCCAGTCGCCGAGAAGCACCTGACGTGCGACCACCTGTTCCTGGGCGCGGGCAGCCTGGGGTCGACCGAGCTGCTGCTGCGCGCCCGCGAGACCGGCGACCTGCCGGACCTCAGCGACGAGGTCGGCGAGGGCTGGGGCCCGAACGGCAACGTCATGGCCGCCCGCAACAACCACCTGCTGGAGCCCACCGGCTTCAAGCAGTCGGCGATCCCGGTGCTGGCGATCGAGGACCCGGCGCGCGACGTGATCGCCGAGATCGCGCCGGTGCCCGCGGGCATCGAGACCTACGTGAGCCTGTACCTGGCCATCACCAAGAACCCGAACCGGGGCCGCTTCACCTACGACGCGGCCACCGACCGGGCCGTGCTGCACTGGACCGCCGCGCAGGCCGAGCCGGCCGTGGCCGCCGCCCGGGGGCTGTTCGACGACATCAACGACGCCAACAACACGACCTACCGGTACGACGTGTTCGCCAACCGGCAGCCGTTCGCCGCCGACTTCTGCTACCACCCGCTGGGCGGCGCCGTGCTCGGCCGGGCCACCGACGACCACGGCCGGGTTCGCGGCTACCGGCGCCTGTACGTGACCGACGGCGCGCTGGTGCCCGGCTCGCTGGGCGTGAACCCGTTCGTCACCATCACGGCGCTGGCCGAGCGCAACATCGCCCGCGTCCTCGCCGAGGACCTGGCCTAG
- a CDS encoding serine/threonine dehydratase — protein sequence MVVGEHVITPAEVRRAHEVVRPHVRRTPVVEGDLGLPGARLVLKLEHLQRAGSFKVRGAFANLLLRDVPEVGVVAASGGNHGVAVAFAARELGVPAHVYVPTISSPAKVERIRALGARLVVGGDRYADALAASREWAAGAGALPVHAFDQRETLLGQGGVGLELVEQVPDVDTVLVPVGGGGLVGGIAAALAGAVRVVGVEPAEAPTLTAARAHGAPVDAPAGGIAADALAPRRVGDLVFPITRAHVDDVVLVDDDAIRAAQRVLWEHTRLVVEPAAAVGVAALATGAYAPAPGERVAVVVSGANTTPG from the coding sequence GTGGTGGTTGGTGAGCACGTGATCACCCCGGCGGAGGTCCGGCGCGCCCACGAGGTGGTCAGGCCCCACGTGCGGCGCACGCCGGTGGTGGAGGGCGACCTGGGCCTGCCCGGCGCGCGACTGGTCCTCAAGCTGGAGCACCTGCAGCGCGCCGGGTCGTTCAAGGTGCGGGGTGCCTTCGCGAACCTGCTGCTCCGCGACGTGCCCGAGGTCGGCGTGGTGGCGGCGTCCGGCGGCAACCACGGGGTGGCGGTGGCGTTCGCCGCGCGCGAGCTGGGCGTGCCCGCCCACGTCTACGTGCCCACCATCTCGTCACCGGCCAAGGTGGAGCGGATCCGCGCCCTGGGCGCGCGGCTGGTCGTCGGCGGTGACCGCTACGCCGACGCCCTGGCCGCGTCGCGGGAGTGGGCCGCGGGGGCCGGCGCGCTGCCCGTGCACGCGTTCGACCAGCGCGAGACGCTGCTGGGCCAGGGCGGGGTCGGGCTGGAGCTGGTCGAGCAGGTCCCGGACGTGGACACCGTGCTGGTGCCGGTCGGCGGGGGCGGGCTGGTCGGCGGGATCGCGGCGGCCCTCGCCGGCGCGGTGCGGGTCGTCGGGGTCGAGCCCGCGGAGGCGCCGACGCTCACCGCGGCCAGGGCGCACGGCGCGCCGGTGGACGCGCCCGCCGGCGGCATCGCGGCGGACGCGCTGGCACCGCGGCGCGTCGGCGACCTGGTCTTCCCGATCACCCGCGCCCACGTCGACGACGTGGTGCTCGTCGACGACGACGCCATCCGGGCCGCGCAGCGCGTGCTCTGGGAGCACACCCGCCTGGTGGTGGAGCCCGCCGCGGCGGTGGGGGTGGCGGCGCTGGCCACCGGGGCGTACGCGCCCGCTCCGGGTGAACGGGTCGCGGTGGTGGTCAGCGGGGCGAACACGACGCCCGGCTGA
- the ftsE gene encoding cell division ATP-binding protein FtsE has translation MIRLEHVSKVYKTSSRPALDNVSVEMAKGEFVFLIGPSGSGKSTFLRLLLREEVPSKGRVYVSNFDVAKMSRRRVPRLRQSIGCVFQDFRLLTNKTVAENVAFALEVIGKPRNTIVKVVPEVLQLVGLDGKADRMPHELSGGEQQRVAIARAFVNRPLVLLADEPTGNLDPDTSQDIMLLLERINRTGTTVLMATHDHSIVDSMRRRVVELDHGRIIRDDARGVYGVGR, from the coding sequence GTGATTCGCCTCGAACACGTGTCCAAGGTCTACAAGACCTCCTCGCGCCCCGCGCTCGACAACGTCTCGGTCGAGATGGCCAAGGGTGAGTTCGTGTTCCTCATCGGCCCGTCCGGGTCCGGCAAGTCCACGTTCCTGCGCCTGCTGCTGCGCGAAGAGGTGCCCTCCAAGGGCCGCGTGTACGTGTCCAACTTCGACGTCGCCAAGATGTCGCGGCGCCGGGTCCCCCGCCTGCGCCAGTCCATCGGCTGCGTGTTCCAGGACTTCCGGCTGCTGACGAACAAGACGGTGGCGGAGAACGTCGCGTTCGCGCTGGAGGTCATCGGCAAGCCGCGCAACACCATCGTCAAGGTGGTGCCCGAGGTGCTGCAGCTGGTGGGCCTCGACGGCAAGGCCGACCGGATGCCGCACGAGCTGTCCGGCGGCGAGCAGCAGCGGGTCGCCATCGCCCGCGCGTTCGTCAACCGGCCGCTGGTCCTGCTCGCCGACGAGCCCACCGGCAACCTGGACCCCGACACGAGCCAGGACATCATGCTGCTGCTGGAGCGGATCAACCGCACCGGCACGACGGTGCTGATGGCCACCCACGACCACTCGATCGTCGACTCCATGCGCCGCCGCGTGGTCGAGCTCGACCACGGCCGGATCATCCGCGACGACGCGCGGGGCGTTTACGGCGTGGGCCGCTGA
- a CDS encoding PadR family transcriptional regulator, with the protein MSDLNATAAALLGLLHDGPKTGGQLVAEAGERFGAFFSVTRSQVYRELPALADAGLLRLGKQGPRSSQQYVLTAAGKKAFKNWLLSEPGPDHLRSPLILRLVHAGSLTPKQRQNLIDSARATYSAEQDAARAAVKTAEDAYSKAVAEFGLAHAKAVLKLLDAIPHG; encoded by the coding sequence GTGTCGGACCTGAATGCGACCGCGGCCGCCCTGCTCGGGCTGCTGCACGACGGACCCAAGACCGGTGGACAGCTGGTGGCTGAGGCCGGGGAGCGCTTCGGTGCGTTCTTCAGCGTCACCCGCAGCCAGGTCTACCGCGAGCTCCCCGCGCTGGCGGACGCCGGCCTGCTGCGCCTCGGCAAGCAGGGCCCGCGCTCCAGCCAGCAGTACGTCCTCACCGCGGCGGGCAAGAAGGCGTTCAAGAACTGGCTGCTCTCCGAGCCCGGCCCGGACCACCTGCGCAGCCCGCTGATCCTGCGGCTGGTGCACGCGGGCTCGCTGACGCCCAAGCAGCGGCAGAACCTGATCGACTCGGCGCGCGCCACCTACAGCGCCGAGCAGGACGCCGCCCGCGCCGCCGTCAAGACCGCCGAGGACGCCTACTCGAAGGCGGTGGCGGAGTTCGGCCTGGCCCACGCCAAGGCCGTGCTCAAGCTGCTCGACGCCATCCCGCACGGCTGA
- the smpB gene encoding SsrA-binding protein SmpB: MVKERGQKVIASNRKARHDYTILDTYEAGIVLVGTEVKSLRMGRASLVDAFGQVDDGEIWLHALHIPEYVAGTWTNHEVRRKRKLLLHRKEIERLIGKTKESGLSLIPLQMYFKDGYVKVELALARGKKAYDKRQDLAKRDAQREIQRAHGRALKGRY, translated from the coding sequence ATGGTCAAGGAACGCGGTCAGAAGGTGATCGCGTCGAACCGCAAGGCTCGGCACGACTACACCATCCTCGACACCTACGAAGCGGGCATCGTGCTCGTGGGCACCGAGGTCAAGAGCCTGCGCATGGGTCGGGCGTCCCTCGTGGACGCCTTCGGCCAGGTCGACGACGGCGAGATCTGGCTGCACGCGCTGCACATCCCCGAGTACGTGGCGGGCACCTGGACCAACCACGAGGTCCGCCGCAAGCGGAAGCTGCTGCTGCACCGCAAGGAGATCGAGCGGCTGATCGGCAAGACCAAGGAGAGCGGCCTGTCCCTGATCCCGCTCCAGATGTACTTCAAGGACGGGTACGTCAAGGTCGAGCTGGCGCTCGCGCGCGGCAAGAAGGCATACGACAAGCGCCAGGACCTGGCCAAGCGGGACGCGCAGCGGGAGATCCAGCGCGCCCACGGCCGGGCGCTCAAGGGCCGCTACTGA
- a CDS encoding ArsR/SmtB family transcription factor: MLDADVLKALANEKRLLVLEWLRDPAAHFPPQRDGDLVHDGVCSLFIAEKLGVSQPTCGEHLKVLARAGLVRATKIRQWVFYRRDEDRIAEVKEVLGGGW, from the coding sequence GTGCTCGACGCGGACGTGCTCAAGGCGCTGGCCAACGAGAAGCGGTTGCTGGTGCTGGAGTGGTTGCGCGACCCGGCGGCCCACTTCCCGCCCCAGCGCGACGGCGACCTGGTCCACGACGGCGTCTGCTCCCTGTTCATCGCCGAGAAGCTCGGCGTCAGCCAGCCGACCTGCGGGGAGCACCTCAAGGTGCTCGCCCGGGCCGGGCTCGTCCGCGCCACGAAGATCAGGCAGTGGGTCTTCTACCGCCGGGACGAGGACCGCATCGCCGAGGTGAAGGAGGTGCTGGGTGGTGGTTGGTGA
- a CDS encoding alpha/beta fold hydrolase encodes MRVLALHGAGGSPADWDPVVTALAGRYEVVPLELGEPWDWEAVLDRIEPHATDNPAVLGMSMGGMVAAMWGRRHPECPAVIDIDGHGVPTQPRRYLDPVPLKEIDELREVFRGFGQPELQDALEALDCFEVFREVRCPMLLAVATRPMAGQVLFEPYRQGLARDLETLPDNIEVVHLDATHAVALEDPALIASLVERYLDDRRLSLPEHEESFPS; translated from the coding sequence GTGAGGGTGTTGGCACTGCACGGCGCGGGCGGGTCGCCCGCGGACTGGGACCCCGTCGTCACGGCGCTGGCGGGCAGGTACGAGGTCGTGCCGCTGGAGCTGGGCGAGCCGTGGGACTGGGAGGCGGTGCTCGACCGGATCGAGCCGCACGCGACCGACAACCCGGCCGTGCTGGGCATGTCGATGGGCGGCATGGTCGCGGCGATGTGGGGGCGGCGGCACCCCGAGTGCCCGGCGGTGATCGACATCGACGGGCACGGCGTGCCCACGCAGCCCCGGCGGTACCTCGACCCGGTGCCGTTGAAGGAGATCGACGAGCTGCGCGAGGTGTTCCGCGGCTTCGGACAACCGGAGCTTCAGGACGCCCTGGAGGCACTGGACTGCTTCGAGGTCTTCCGCGAGGTCCGCTGCCCGATGCTGCTCGCCGTGGCGACCCGGCCCATGGCTGGTCAGGTGCTGTTCGAGCCCTACCGGCAGGGCCTGGCGCGGGACCTGGAGACGCTGCCGGACAACATCGAGGTGGTCCACCTGGACGCCACGCACGCCGTCGCGCTGGAGGACCCGGCCCTGATCGCCTCGCTCGTCGAGAGGTACCTCGACGACCGCCGGCTTAGCCTGCCGGAACATGAGGAATCTTTCCCGTCGTAG
- a CDS encoding sensor histidine kinase: MATRSNLDVFRTSAYFVISLVTGIFWFSLLVALGSASLGTLVIWVGLPLGVLTLLAARTAASVERGLVRVALGTDIPSPYRPLPAGGLARRAKSIVQDPATWRDLAYSLLMLPLGIVEFTLTLVLWTVPLSAALLPFYQHWLPATWEVLLPDGTVWAIDSFAKAVPVGLVGVLLGVLAYRLLLAMGRGHALLARAMLGPSRNALLSAEAERLSASRARGVEAAEAERRRIERDLHDGAQQRLVAVAMGLGRARGKLETDPDGARELIAEAHADAKLAISELRDLARGIYPSVLGDRGLDAALSSLAARSPIPVTVSVDVEPRPPTAVESTAYFIVAEALTNLAKHSGATAAGVEVTRTDHSVVVEVVDNGRGGAEARPGGGLAGLADRAATIDGVVVVLSPVGGPTVIRAELPCAW; this comes from the coding sequence ATGGCAACGCGGAGCAACCTGGACGTGTTCCGGACCAGCGCGTACTTCGTGATCAGCCTGGTGACCGGCATCTTCTGGTTCAGCCTGCTGGTCGCGCTGGGCTCGGCGAGCCTGGGCACGCTGGTGATCTGGGTCGGCCTGCCGCTGGGCGTGCTGACCCTGCTCGCGGCGCGGACCGCGGCGTCCGTGGAACGCGGGCTGGTGCGGGTGGCGCTGGGCACGGACATCCCGAGCCCCTACCGGCCGCTGCCCGCCGGCGGCCTGGCCCGGCGGGCCAAGTCGATCGTGCAGGACCCGGCGACCTGGCGCGACCTGGCCTACTCGCTGCTGATGCTGCCGCTGGGCATCGTCGAGTTCACCCTGACCCTCGTGCTGTGGACGGTGCCCCTGTCCGCCGCGCTGCTGCCGTTCTACCAGCACTGGCTCCCGGCCACCTGGGAGGTGCTGCTGCCGGACGGCACGGTCTGGGCGATCGACTCGTTCGCCAAGGCCGTCCCGGTCGGCCTGGTCGGCGTCCTGCTCGGCGTGCTCGCCTACCGGCTGCTCCTGGCCATGGGCCGGGGTCACGCGCTGCTCGCCCGGGCGATGCTCGGCCCCTCCCGCAACGCCCTGCTCTCCGCCGAGGCCGAGCGGCTGTCGGCGAGCCGGGCGCGCGGCGTGGAGGCGGCCGAGGCCGAGCGCAGGCGCATCGAGCGCGACCTCCACGACGGGGCGCAGCAGCGGCTGGTGGCGGTGGCCATGGGCCTGGGCCGGGCGCGCGGCAAGCTGGAGACCGACCCGGACGGCGCCCGCGAGCTGATCGCCGAGGCGCACGCCGACGCCAAGCTCGCCATCTCCGAGCTGCGCGACCTGGCCCGCGGCATCTACCCGTCGGTGCTGGGCGACCGCGGCCTGGACGCCGCCCTGTCGTCGCTGGCCGCCAGGTCGCCCATCCCGGTGACGGTGAGCGTGGACGTCGAGCCGCGCCCGCCCACGGCGGTGGAGAGCACGGCCTACTTCATCGTGGCCGAGGCGCTGACCAACCTCGCCAAGCACTCCGGGGCGACCGCGGCCGGCGTGGAGGTCACCCGCACCGACCACTCCGTGGTGGTGGAGGTCGTGGACAACGGCCGCGGCGGCGCGGAGGCCCGCCCGGGGGGTGGGCTCGCGGGCCTGGCGGACCGGGCTGCGACCATCGACGGCGTGGTCGTCGTGCTGAGCCCCGTCGGGGGGCCGACCGTGATCAGGGCGGAGCTGCCGTGCGCGTGGTGA
- the prfB gene encoding peptide chain release factor 2 → MNPDVEADIKDLSATLASIEAVMDLDSLRAQVAELEQQAARPDLWEDQEKAQRVTSQLSHKQSELRHVTGLRDRLDDLGVLYELAEDEGDAGSLAEADAERSKLRDEISSLEVRTLLSGEYDERNALVTIRAEAGGVDAADFAEMLLRMYSRWAERHGYGIDVFDTSYAEEAGIKSATFRITAPYAYGTLSVEQGTHRLVRISPFDNQGRRQTSFAGVEVVPVVEQSDHVDIDEKELRVDVYRSSGPGGQGVNTTDSAVRITHLPTGIVVSCQNERSQLQNRATAMAVLQAKLLERQRQEEQAKMDALKDSGSSWGNQMRSYVLHPYQMVKDLRTEHEVGNPSAVLDGEIDDFLEAGIRWRKQQQS, encoded by the coding sequence GTGAACCCCGACGTCGAAGCAGACATCAAGGACCTCTCCGCCACGCTCGCGAGCATCGAGGCGGTGATGGACCTCGATTCGCTGCGCGCGCAGGTCGCCGAGCTGGAGCAGCAGGCGGCCCGGCCCGACCTCTGGGAGGACCAGGAGAAGGCGCAGCGCGTCACCAGCCAGCTCTCCCACAAGCAGAGTGAGCTGCGCCACGTCACCGGCCTGCGCGACCGGCTGGACGACCTCGGCGTGCTCTACGAGCTGGCCGAGGACGAGGGCGACGCGGGCAGCCTGGCCGAGGCCGACGCCGAGCGGTCGAAGCTGCGCGACGAGATCTCCTCGCTGGAGGTCCGCACGCTGCTGTCCGGGGAGTACGACGAGCGCAACGCCCTGGTCACCATCCGGGCCGAGGCGGGCGGCGTGGACGCGGCCGACTTCGCCGAGATGCTGCTGCGCATGTACTCGCGGTGGGCCGAGCGCCACGGCTACGGCATCGACGTGTTCGACACCTCCTACGCGGAGGAGGCGGGCATCAAGTCCGCCACGTTCCGCATCACCGCCCCCTACGCCTACGGCACGCTCAGCGTCGAGCAGGGCACGCACCGCCTGGTGCGCATCTCGCCGTTCGACAACCAGGGCCGCCGGCAGACGTCGTTCGCGGGCGTCGAGGTGGTGCCCGTGGTCGAGCAGTCCGACCACGTCGACATCGACGAGAAGGAGCTGCGGGTCGACGTGTACCGCTCGTCCGGCCCGGGCGGCCAGGGCGTGAACACCACCGACTCGGCGGTGCGCATCACCCACCTCCCGACCGGCATCGTGGTCTCCTGCCAGAACGAGCGGTCGCAGCTGCAGAACCGGGCCACCGCCATGGCCGTGCTCCAGGCCAAGCTGCTGGAGCGCCAGCGCCAGGAGGAGCAGGCGAAGATGGACGCCCTCAAGGACAGCGGGTCCAGCTGGGGCAACCAGATGCGCTCCTACGTGCTGCACCCCTACCAGATGGTCAAGGACCTGCGCACCGAGCACGAGGTCGGCAACCCGTCCGCGGTGCTCGACGGCGAGATCGACGACTTCCTGGAGGCCGGCATCCGCTGGCGCAAGCAGCAGCAGTCCTGA
- a CDS encoding response regulator transcription factor, giving the protein MRVVIAEDSVLLRVGVQRLLADEGIDTVAAVEDGEALLDAVERHRPDLALVDVRMPPTFTDEGLRAAIEARRRVPDLPVLVLSQYVEERYAVELLAGGSHGVGYLLKERVADVAEFVAAVRRVAAGGTSIDHEVMMQLMVRSRRNPVDSLTQREREVLGLMAQGLSNSAIAASLVVSDGAVEKHVGNIFAKLGLEPSTSEHRRVRAVLAYLNLGQ; this is encoded by the coding sequence GTGCGCGTGGTGATCGCCGAGGACTCGGTGCTGCTCAGGGTGGGTGTGCAGCGCCTGCTGGCGGACGAGGGCATCGACACCGTCGCGGCCGTGGAGGACGGGGAGGCGCTGCTCGACGCGGTCGAGCGGCACCGGCCCGACCTGGCGCTGGTGGACGTGCGGATGCCGCCGACGTTCACCGACGAGGGCCTGCGGGCGGCGATCGAGGCCCGCAGGCGGGTGCCGGACCTGCCGGTGCTGGTGCTCTCGCAGTACGTGGAGGAGCGGTACGCCGTCGAGCTGCTGGCCGGCGGCTCGCACGGCGTCGGCTACCTGCTCAAGGAGCGGGTGGCCGACGTGGCGGAGTTCGTGGCCGCGGTGCGCCGGGTGGCGGCCGGGGGCACCAGCATCGACCACGAGGTGATGATGCAGCTGATGGTGCGGTCCCGGCGCAACCCGGTCGACTCGCTCACCCAGCGCGAGCGCGAGGTGCTGGGGCTGATGGCCCAGGGCCTGTCCAACAGCGCCATCGCGGCGTCGCTGGTGGTCTCGGACGGCGCGGTGGAGAAGCACGTGGGCAACATCTTCGCCAAGCTGGGGCTGGAGCCGAGCACGTCCGAGCACCGGCGGGTGCGGGCCGTGCTCGCCTACCTCAACCTCGGTCAGTAG
- a CDS encoding SDR family NAD(P)-dependent oxidoreductase, translating to MDLQLRGRTALVTGSSAGIGYAIAEGFAREGAKVVVNGRDAERLGQARERLLAAVPGAEVTGVVADVGTAEGAAAVIEAAPEVDVLVNNVSSFELRPFAEISDEEWERYFRTNVLSGVRLSRHHLDRMLARNSGRILFVSSDAAVDMAVEMLHYSVTKTATLALARGLAELTKGTRVTVNAVLPGPTVTEGVAGMLDGASAQTGLTRDELEARFFAENRPTSLIQRFATPDEVANLVLYLASPLAAITNGAAVRAEGGVVRSVL from the coding sequence GTGGACCTCCAGTTGCGGGGCAGGACCGCGTTGGTGACGGGCTCGTCGGCGGGGATCGGGTACGCGATCGCCGAGGGGTTCGCCCGCGAGGGCGCGAAGGTCGTGGTGAACGGGCGCGACGCCGAACGGCTCGGGCAGGCCCGGGAGCGGCTGCTGGCGGCGGTGCCGGGCGCGGAGGTGACCGGGGTCGTCGCGGACGTCGGCACGGCCGAGGGCGCCGCGGCGGTGATCGAAGCGGCGCCCGAGGTGGACGTGCTGGTCAACAACGTGTCCTCGTTCGAGCTGCGGCCGTTCGCGGAGATCTCCGACGAGGAGTGGGAGCGGTACTTCCGGACCAACGTCCTGAGCGGGGTGCGGCTGTCGCGGCACCACCTCGACCGGATGCTGGCCCGGAACTCGGGGCGGATCCTGTTCGTCAGCAGCGACGCCGCCGTCGACATGGCCGTGGAGATGCTGCACTACTCGGTGACCAAGACCGCGACCCTGGCGCTGGCCCGCGGCCTGGCCGAGCTGACCAAGGGCACCCGGGTCACGGTCAACGCGGTGCTGCCCGGGCCGACCGTCACCGAGGGCGTCGCCGGGATGCTGGACGGCGCGTCCGCGCAGACCGGGCTGACCCGCGACGAGCTGGAGGCCCGGTTCTTCGCCGAGAACCGGCCGACCTCGCTGATCCAGCGGTTCGCCACCCCCGACGAGGTCGCCAACCTGGTGCTCTACCTGGCCAGCCCGCTGGCCGCGATCACCAACGGCGCGGCCGTGCGCGCCGAGGGCGGGGTGGTGCGCTCGGTGCTGTGA